Below is a window of Alkalidesulfovibrio alkalitolerans DSM 16529 DNA.
CGATCCAGAAGCAGGACCCCATGCTCGTTTCGCTCATCCACAGGTTCGTGGTCAACCGTCTGGCCGAGCGCGTTGCCGAGGCAAATGCCAAGGTTCGCGATCTCATCAAGTAGGTGCGTCATGGGAAAATTCATTCAAGTTCGGGTCTCCGCCGCAACCTTCGACCCAGGGCAGGCGGCAAAGACCTTTCCGAAGCTCTATGCAGTGGCTTGGCCAGCGCAGGACGTGACGCCCGAGGAGCGCAAGGGGCTTTTCGAGCTTACGGACCAGTTGTCCGATCTGCATCAGTTCGGCGATCTCGCGCCGAGCGTCAAACAGGTCGTGGGGGAACAACTTCCCAGAATCATGCATCTTCGCCGGGCGATCGAGACGGCCCTGGGCGATTGGCAGCCCGCCGAGGCGGAGCGCCTCACCACGCAGTTCGAGGACGCCCTTGCCGGGCTCGAGGCGCAAATGCCCGATTGATCGCAGGGCGTTCTCGGGCTAGTATAAAATGTTTATTCCACTTCAAAGGAGCGATACATGGCCGGCAGCCTGAACAAAGTCATGATCATCGGCCGCATGGGGTCGGACGCCAAGCTTTCCTATCTTCCCTCGGGACAGCCGGTGACCAATTTCAACGTGGCCACGGACGAGTCTTACCGCGACAAGCAAAGCGGCGAGAAGATCGAACGCACCGAGTGGCACCGCATCGCGATCTTCGGCAAGTCGGCCGAGTTCTGCGCGAACTATCTGGGCAAGGGCCGTCTGGTCTACATCGAGGGGGCGCTGCGCACCCGCAAGTGGCAGGACAAGGACGGCCAGGACCGCTACACCACGGAGATCGTGGTCCAGCCGTTCGGCGGCACCGTGCAGGGGCTGGACAGCCCGCGCGGCCAGGGCGAGCAGGGCTACGAGGGCGCGCCGCGCCAGCAGGCACGCGGACAGGGCGGCGGACAGCAGGGCAGGCAGAACAGGGACGACGACCTCGGCCCGGCCTTCCCGAGCGAGGCCTCGGGCATGGACGACGTGCCGTTCTAGCAGGCCAGACCGCCTCAAAAGCGCCGTCTGCCGCGCTGCAGTGAAAAAGATCCAGCCCCGCTACGCAGGATATGCATAGCGGGGCTGGTTTTTGCATCGTGCGCTTTAGAGAAGTTGCGGATCGAATTCAGCCGCGTTTTGGCTTCCCGTGGCTGCCGCGCTTGTCGCGTCCGCCGCGGTGCGGGCGCTGTCCGCGCGGCGCGTCCGGTCCCGGCGCTGTCTTTGGCTGGCCGCCCCGGCGCGGGGCCCTGCCCACGGGCACGAGCAGCGCGTGCTGGCGCAGGCGCTCGGCATCGCTTTTGGCCATCGGGATGGGCCTGCCCTCCATATCCGTGCCTGCATGAAACATGGCCGCGGCTGCGGTGCCCGGAAGAGGGATGAAGCACTGCACCTGCTCGGGCTTCAGGCCCCGCTCGTGGAGCCACCCGGCCAGGGCGCGCATGTCGTCGTCCGTGCAACCGGGGAAGCCGCTCATCAAGTAAGGGATCACGTACTGCCGTTTCGAGGCCCGTGACGACTCGTGCGCGAAGATGCGCAGGAACTCCTCGAAGTCGGCGAAAGAGGGCTTTCGCATCAGGCGCAGCACGTGCGCGGCCATGTGCTCGGGCGCGACCTTGGCCTGTCCGCCCACGAACTCGCGCACCATGACGCCAAGCGCCCGCTTGTCGGCCAGGGCCAGGTCCATGCGCCAGCCGCTGGCCACACGCACGTGGCGCACGCCGGGAACCCGCGCCACCTCGCGTAAAAGCTCCACGAAGCCGGATTGATCGGCCGTAAAGCTCGGGCAGGGGCGCGGCGTCAGGCAGCTTGGCCGCGCGCACTTGGCCGGATCGGCCGTGCAGCGGGCGTTCCACATGTTGGCGCTGGGCCCGCCCACGTCGCTCAGGCTGCCCGTGAAGCCCGGCGTCTTCGCGATACGCTTCACCTCGGCCAGGATGGACTCCTCGCTTCGTGACCGGATGCGTCTGCCCTGGTGCAGGGCCAGGGTGCAAAAGGAGCAGCCGCCCGCGCATCCCCGGTGGGTGGTCACGCTGGTGAGGATCATGTCCGCGGCCGGTATCTTCTCGGCATAGGAGGGGTGCGGCGCGCGCGAGAAGGGGAGCCCGAGGAGCGTGTCCAGCCCCGCCTGATCCAGGCCGGTGTCGGGCGGGGTGAGGATCAAGAGCCGGTCGCCGCTTGGCTGCACGGCCGCGTGCGTGCCCTGGTGCGCGTGTTGTTCGAGCAGCGCCGTGGCCCGCACGAGCAGTTTGGGGTCGGCGAGCATGTCCTCGTGGGAAGGCAGTTTAAGGACCGGCAAGCCGCTTGGGATGTCATCTGCGTGTCCGGCCAGCACCACGCCCGGAATCTGCGCCAGGGTCCGCGTCAACAGGCGGCGCTGCGCTGCGGGGTCGTCCGCCTCATCCTGCGCCTCCTGGTTCGTGATCGCGGCCAGGGCGTCGGCCAGGGCGATGATGGAGTTCTCGGCCATGCCGTAGAGGATGGCCGTGGCCTTGCTGTCCAGCAGGATGGAGCGCCGCAGCGCGTCGGTCCAGAAGTCGTAATGCGAGATGCGGCGAAGCGAGGCCTCGATGCCGCCCAAAACGACCGGCAGGCCGGGAAAGGCCCGGCGCACCACGCCCGTGTAGGCGATCGAGGCCCGGTTTGGCCGCTTGCCCGCAAGACCGCCGGGCGTGTAAGCGTCGTCGCTGCGTTTTTTGCGGAAGGCCGTGTAATGGGCCAGCATGGAATCGAGCGCCCCGGCCGTCACGCCCGCGAAGAGACGCGGGCGGCCCATGCGGGCCACGTCGTCGGGCGTGTCCCAGCGCGGCTGAGCCACGATGCCAACGCGATAGCCGTGGTGGACGAGCCAGCGGCCGAGCAGAGACGCGCCGAAGCTCGGGTGGTCCACGTAGGCGTCGCCCGTGACCAGGAGAACGTCCAGTTCCTCCCAACCCAGGCGGGCCATTTCCTCGGCGCTCATGGGCAGGACGGGCGGCTGCTCCAGCCGCCGCGCCGGGCGTCGTTCAAGCCGGTTCATGAAAAGATGTGGCATTCCGGTTTGTTGCAGTGTCGAACGGGATTGGCGAAGTCTACAGCTTCCCACTCCCATTGCAACAACTAATCATCCCTTGAAACCTGCCAAGATCGTCGGGATTCTCCGTTACACCAACCCTTCAAGCAACGCCGGATGCAAGGCCGGCCGGAAATCAGCGCTCCGGAGCCTAAACGAGCGCGAAGCGCACGAGTCCCGCGGCTACGGTCCACATGACCAGGGCCACCAGGGCGTCCAGGGCGCGCCAGGCTGTGGGCCTGGAAAGCAGGGGGGCCAGGAGGCGGCCGCACAGCGCCAGGGCGAAGAACCAAGCGAAGGAGGCCACGGTCGCACCCGCGCCGAAGTGCCAGCGGCCCGGATCGCCGTGGCGGCCGCCGATGCTGCCCAGGAGCAGCACGGTGTCGAGGTATACGTGCGGGTTGAGCAGGGTCACGGCCAAGGTCAGGAGCAGTGTGGCCTTCAGACTGCGTCCGACGTCGCCGTCCCCCGCGCGAAGCGCCCCCCCGCCGCGCAGGGCCGAGAGCGCGGCGCGCAGGCCGTAGCACCCCAGAAAGAGCGCCCCGCCGAGGGCGGCGGCTTGCCGAAGTGTGGGGGCGGCGGCCAGGGCCGCGCCCATGCCGGCCAGTCCGGCGGCGATGAGCAGCGCATCGCACACCGCGCAGGTCAGGGCCACAGGCAGATGGTGCTCGCGCCTGACTCCCTGGGCCAGGACAAAGGCGTTTTGCGCCCCGATGGCGATGATCAGTCCCGAGCCCATGCCGAACCCTTCCCAGAACAGCGGCAGCATGCGTCTTCTCCTTTCGCGGTCGTCGTGGAGGGGAGATAGCCTGCGGCGCTTGTGAAGTGAAATGAATTGTTTTCAATATTGATTAGCAATGCTAATGATGGCCTCATGATCGACTACCGCAATCTCGCGGCCTTGGCCGCAGTCGTGGACGAGGGGGGATTCGAGAAAGCCGCCCGAGTTTTGAATCTCACTCAATCCGCCGTGTCGCAGCGCATCCGCGCCCTGGAAGAAGGCCTGGGGCTGGTGCTTCTGGTGCGCGCCGCGCCGCCCGCTCCCACGGCTGCGGGCCGCCGTCTTTTGGCCTTGTGGCGGCAGGTGCGCCGTCTGGAAGAGGACGTGCTGGCCGAGGTCGGCCGGGGGGAGGGCGGCGCGTTTTCCGTGCTGCCCGTGGGTGTCAACGCGGACAGCTTGGCGACGTGGTTTCTGCCCGCGTTGGATGATTTTCTGCGTACGCACGGTGTGTTGCTCGATGTGCGGGTGGACGATCAGGAGGCCACGCACGAGCTTTTGCGCGCTGGCGAGGTGGCGGGTTGCGTGACCGAGCGGGCCGAGGCCATGCAGGGCTGCCGCGTCACGCCGCTCGGGGTGATGACCTATCGGCTGGTGGCCGCGCCCGCCTTCGCCGCGCGCTGGTTTGCGCACGGTATGACGCATGAGGCCGTCGTGGCCGCGCCCATGCTCGTCTTCAACCGCAAGGACGATCTGCATAACAAGTTATTGCGCGCCGCGCTGGGCGAACCGCCCCCGCGCATTCCCATCACCTGGCTGCCTTCGTCCGAGGGGTTCGTGCGCCAGATCGCGCGGGGCCACGCTTGCGGCATGCTGCCGGACGTCCAGAGCGCCGGGATGATCGCCTCGGGCGAACTGGTCGATCTCGCGCCGGGCAGCGCCGTGCGGGTGAGGCTGCACTGGCACTGCTGGAACCTGGAATCGTCGCTGCTCGCGGCCTTCAC
It encodes the following:
- a CDS encoding single-stranded DNA-binding protein, with product MAGSLNKVMIIGRMGSDAKLSYLPSGQPVTNFNVATDESYRDKQSGEKIERTEWHRIAIFGKSAEFCANYLGKGRLVYIEGALRTRKWQDKDGQDRYTTEIVVQPFGGTVQGLDSPRGQGEQGYEGAPRQQARGQGGGQQGRQNRDDDLGPAFPSEASGMDDVPF
- a CDS encoding YgiQ family radical SAM protein, coding for MNRLERRPARRLEQPPVLPMSAEEMARLGWEELDVLLVTGDAYVDHPSFGASLLGRWLVHHGYRVGIVAQPRWDTPDDVARMGRPRLFAGVTAGALDSMLAHYTAFRKKRSDDAYTPGGLAGKRPNRASIAYTGVVRRAFPGLPVVLGGIEASLRRISHYDFWTDALRRSILLDSKATAILYGMAENSIIALADALAAITNQEAQDEADDPAAQRRLLTRTLAQIPGVVLAGHADDIPSGLPVLKLPSHEDMLADPKLLVRATALLEQHAHQGTHAAVQPSGDRLLILTPPDTGLDQAGLDTLLGLPFSRAPHPSYAEKIPAADMILTSVTTHRGCAGGCSFCTLALHQGRRIRSRSEESILAEVKRIAKTPGFTGSLSDVGGPSANMWNARCTADPAKCARPSCLTPRPCPSFTADQSGFVELLREVARVPGVRHVRVASGWRMDLALADKRALGVMVREFVGGQAKVAPEHMAAHVLRLMRKPSFADFEEFLRIFAHESSRASKRQYVIPYLMSGFPGCTDDDMRALAGWLHERGLKPEQVQCFIPLPGTAAAAMFHAGTDMEGRPIPMAKSDAERLRQHALLVPVGRAPRRGGQPKTAPGPDAPRGQRPHRGGRDKRGSHGKPKRG
- a CDS encoding LysE/ArgO family amino acid transporter, with the protein product MLPLFWEGFGMGSGLIIAIGAQNAFVLAQGVRREHHLPVALTCAVCDALLIAAGLAGMGAALAAAPTLRQAAALGGALFLGCYGLRAALSALRGGGALRAGDGDVGRSLKATLLLTLAVTLLNPHVYLDTVLLLGSIGGRHGDPGRWHFGAGATVASFAWFFALALCGRLLAPLLSRPTAWRALDALVALVMWTVAAGLVRFALV
- a CDS encoding LysR family transcriptional regulator ArgP; its protein translation is MIDYRNLAALAAVVDEGGFEKAARVLNLTQSAVSQRIRALEEGLGLVLLVRAAPPAPTAAGRRLLALWRQVRRLEEDVLAEVGRGEGGAFSVLPVGVNADSLATWFLPALDDFLRTHGVLLDVRVDDQEATHELLRAGEVAGCVTERAEAMQGCRVTPLGVMTYRLVAAPAFAARWFAHGMTHEAVVAAPMLVFNRKDDLHNKLLRAALGEPPPRIPITWLPSSEGFVRQIARGHACGMLPDVQSAGMIASGELVDLAPGSAVRVRLHWHCWNLESSLLAAFTKALTQGARGALEDG